A stretch of the Arachis stenosperma cultivar V10309 chromosome 6, arast.V10309.gnm1.PFL2, whole genome shotgun sequence genome encodes the following:
- the LOC130934580 gene encoding uncharacterized protein LOC130934580, translating into MAAYRQLVEKSHHDLVNLLTQQMTTILNLMIADYESKFERLARQVELPRGQDADEFLARLRANHGGERYQVTRIVEEVLNRVGLNVGFMNRPHFLSAFPQVVQMVEVLRGVKNPKIITKFAGEVGESTTEHVARYLAEIGNLANYEILKMKFFPSSLTKNAFIWFLNLRPNSIRTWNQLETAFHA; encoded by the exons ATGGCGGCATATCGACAACTTGTAGAGAAAAGTCATCATGACTTAGTCAATTTGTTAACTCAACAAATGACCACAATTCTAAATCTTATGATAGCTGATTACGAATCGAAATTCGAACGTCTTGCTAGACAAGTCGAAC TTCCCCGTGGTCAAGATGCTGATGAATTTCTAGCGAGGTTACGTGCTAATCATGGTGGTGAACGTTATCAAGTCACCAGAATTGTGGAAGAAGTACTCAATCGAGTTGGTTTAAATGTCGGTTTTATGAATCGACCTCATTTTTTGTCTGCTTTCCCTCAAGTTGTTCAAATGGTTGAAGTGCTAAGAGGGGTGAAAAATCCAAAGATAATCACAAAATTTGCAGGAGAAGTGGGAGAATCGACCACTGAACATGTTGCTCGATATTTGGCTGAGATTGGAAATTTAGCCAAttatgaaattttgaaaatgaaGTTTTTTCCTTCTTCGTTAACGAAGAATGCGTTTATTTGGTTTTTGAATCTTAGACCAAATTCGATAAGGACATGGAATCAGTTAGAAACTGCTTTTCACGCCTAA